TTGCCTAATCGCTGATGCTCGGCAGCGAAGGGTTTAAAGTATTTATTACGGATTACTTTGTTCGGCAGCACAAAATCGCCCTGTAGGTTAGTGGAATTGTTGTTGTAGTAGAGCCGCCCAAAGTTGTCTTTCGTGATTCCCCATTGGCCCCGGTCGGTGGTTGGTTCTTTAATCCATTTCCCGTTTCTGCGCTGATACCGGAAATTGTAGTTCGCATTGTAAATCCAGTTGTCGATGTTCATCATCAGGCCATTAGACGAATGTTCGACATTGCCCCCTTCGGCATAAACCGGGTCGACCAGCGTTTTTTTGCCGGGTTTATCGTTGACGATTTCGACAAACCACAGCTTGGGTCCATCGACGTACAGCAGGCCACCATATACATGGGCCAACCCTCTTGGCAGCACCAGTTTGTCCAGGAATATCTTTCGGCGGTCGGCCACGCCATCTTTGTTTACATCTTCTAAAATAACAACCTGACCATTGGGTTCTTCTTCGCCGATGCCTTCTAGATTGGGCATGTAGCCAATCATTTCGACCACCCACATGCGCCCTTTATTGTCGAAATCCATGCTTACGGGTGCGTTCAGCAACGGTTCCGACGCAATCAGTTTTAACGAAAAGCCGTCTTCTATCTGATAGTCGGCCAGCGAAAAGCGGGGTTCGTTAAACGAACCAAATTGAAAGCCTGCCAGAACAGCAGAAAACACTACTAATACGGTAATAACTAATTTAAATGGTCTTTTTTTAGCCATGTTTGGTATTGATTTTATTTTGCCGGACTCATCTTCAACAGCACAACGCCGTGGTGGCGAATATCCGTTTTGAATGCTCCCGTAAAGTTACCAAGGTCTTTTTGACGCCACACATCCCTTAGATTAAAACGGCCATTAAGACCAGCCTTAGTGAAGTCAAACGTGAATATTTTTTTTGGTTCGTCACCCCACCGGAAGTACGATTCGGGCGTTTTGCCGAAGTCACCGACGTTAAATAAGCCTACCGCATACGAACCGTCTTCGAGCGGTTTAAGCCAGACCTGAACGCCATCGGTTTCCTGCACCAGCCGGGCCGATTTTCCCAACGGGTCCTGGTCGATGGCAATTACCTCGTCGTTGGTGAGCAGATTCAGCGTAAACGGATCGAGTTGTTCAATCGGGCAGCCGATCAGTAGGGGAGCGGCCAGCAAACTAAACAAACTCACGTGGCTGTATTGTTCGTCGGGCGTAAGTCGAGTGGGATGTAGTTGCGTTCCGGTGGTTACGTTGCCGACAATCATCATATCGGGGTCGTTCCAGTGGCCGGGGCCGCCGAAAGGTGCCCACTTGTCGAGGGTAAAGGCCGACACAAACAGGCTGTTCCAGCTATCGCGAATGTCGGGGCCAGTGCGGTAGCTGTTGGTGAGCCGCGCCCAGTCCCGGACGTTGGCAAACGGGGCCGAATTGGAGATGCTATAATGAATATCCCGCCCCGATTGTTTCAGAGCAACGGCCATGCGTTCGGTCGATGGCACCTCAATGCGCCAGTCGTATTTGAGGTAGTCGATGCCCCATTCGGCAAACTGCCGGGCGTCGTTGGCCTCAAACTGGTATTTCCCCACGTAGCGGTACGACCGCTTGTTGGCAATAATCTCATTGGTAATGTGACCATCTTCGAAATCCGAAGAGCCACCCACGTAACCCGCATAACTGGTAATCATAGGCGTTGAGTAAATGCCCGTTTTCAGCCCCAGCGAATGAATATAGTCGACCATTTCCTTGAAGCGGGGGAATTTCTCGTTCGGTTGAATGGCGTTGAGCGGCCCACCGCGCTTACCCTGCCAGGCATCGTCGATGTTGATGTACGTCCAGCCATGATCGCGCAGCCCCATCTTCACCAGCGCATCGGCGGAGGCTATTACTTTCTCCTGATCGATGTTGCGGGCCCAGGAGTTCCAGCCGTTCCAGCCAATAGGCGGAGTAATTGAAATGGTATCCCCAATCTTGATTTTCAGGGTTTTGGTCGTTTTCCCCAGGGCGTTTTTAGCGGTGAGCGTGGCCTGATAGGTGCCGCGTTGGGCTACACTACCCGTAATGCGTCCGGTTTTTTCGTCCAGCGATAGGCCCTTGGGCAAGCGATCAACGGCAAATGTCATGGGCCGGTCGCCGGTGGCAGCGATGGTATACAGAAATGGATTGCCCGGCCTTGCTCCGAATACGCTGGGTGAGTTGATGCGTGGTGTTTTTGGCGAAGGTGGGGTCAGGATGTACCGCTCGTCGGTATTAGGGATGTTTTGGGGCAGGTGGTTGCCCAGCATCACCAGTTGCGCATTGGCCCAGTTTGAATAGACTTTGGTTCGACCAGCATCCTCCACGTTTACGAGCAGGCCCAATCGCTTGATGCCCGTCAGGTTCACTTTTACGGCTTTGGGCGCATCGCCGAGTCGCATTTCTCCGCTATTGAACAGGATGTTACGGTCGCCTATGACGTAGAAGGTATGGGGTAGATTTTTATTGCCTTTGTCGTCTACGCCCACCAGGGCCGAAAATTCGGTTGCCTTGCCATCAAGGTAAAAAGCCAGAATGCTGGTGGCGTTGACGCCCACGCCGTGCGTAAAATACTGCCCGTTGATGAGCATGGAATCGCCAGCCGCGTTGGTTTTGCCCAGCACCGCCGGAATGCCCTCCGAGAAGGATTTGATGTTGATCTCGTCCAGCCAGATGGCGCGGGTTTGCTGCGCGTAGGTGGCGGTGGTCAGGCAGCAGAACCCTGCCAGTAAAAGTTGGGTTAAACGCTTCATCTATTTACCAGAAACTCGTTCAGCAATCATCGTTAATACGGCTTTATCGCTCCATTCCTGCCCATGCCCGGCCATTGCCGTAAACCGGACGGTAGCGTCCGACTTCGGGTTTTCGGTTTTATCAAGGAATTTTTGCAAAAACCGGGTGGCTACGTTGGAGTACAGGCCGTCCATATCGCCCATCCAGATATAAATTTTGCCTTGTAGTTTGGGGCCGAGGGTTGTCCAGTTGCGTTCTAGAACCTTCTTGAGGTCATATTTTTCCCACTGTTTGGCAATGGCGTGGTCGATTTCACCCGTAACCGGATCGAACATCAGCGACGGTAAGCCGTCTTTGCCTTTTGGCCCGAAAACGGCGTTGTAGGCCCCAAACTGTCCGCCCGAAATAAGGTAGTTGCCTGTGCGACTGGCCAGATTTTCGCCCGCTATCCAGTCTTTCATCGAGAACGTTGGTTCCCCATAAATCGTCCGGCGACCGGGTTGTAAGTAGCCATACCGATTGTAGAAAATGGTTTTGTCTTCGTAGATGTTAATGAGGCCATAATGCTCAAAATCAACCGGATCAGGACTGTACGACCAGGTGCCATTAAAAAAGTCGGGGTAGAAAATCTGTAAGCCCAGCGATACCCAGCCACCCGTTGAATTGCCAGTCAGAAAGCGCATTTT
This window of the Spirosoma aerolatum genome carries:
- a CDS encoding NPCBM/NEW2 domain-containing protein, encoding MKRLTQLLLAGFCCLTTATYAQQTRAIWLDEINIKSFSEGIPAVLGKTNAAGDSMLINGQYFTHGVGVNATSILAFYLDGKATEFSALVGVDDKGNKNLPHTFYVIGDRNILFNSGEMRLGDAPKAVKVNLTGIKRLGLLVNVEDAGRTKVYSNWANAQLVMLGNHLPQNIPNTDERYILTPPSPKTPRINSPSVFGARPGNPFLYTIAATGDRPMTFAVDRLPKGLSLDEKTGRITGSVAQRGTYQATLTAKNALGKTTKTLKIKIGDTISITPPIGWNGWNSWARNIDQEKVIASADALVKMGLRDHGWTYINIDDAWQGKRGGPLNAIQPNEKFPRFKEMVDYIHSLGLKTGIYSTPMITSYAGYVGGSSDFEDGHITNEIIANKRSYRYVGKYQFEANDARQFAEWGIDYLKYDWRIEVPSTERMAVALKQSGRDIHYSISNSAPFANVRDWARLTNSYRTGPDIRDSWNSLFVSAFTLDKWAPFGGPGHWNDPDMMIVGNVTTGTQLHPTRLTPDEQYSHVSLFSLLAAPLLIGCPIEQLDPFTLNLLTNDEVIAIDQDPLGKSARLVQETDGVQVWLKPLEDGSYAVGLFNVGDFGKTPESYFRWGDEPKKIFTFDFTKAGLNGRFNLRDVWRQKDLGNFTGAFKTDIRHHGVVLLKMSPAK